The region GCACAGATACCTTGCTGAGAATaaagtacagtgaaccctcatTTTTCGCAGGGGTTAGGGTCCAAAAtgaacccgtgataggcgaaatccgtgaagtagttacctttattttttacaattatacagcataattaaatactctacattgaaaccaaaaaaacaaaaactgttttcagacctaagcatttttttaaaacaaatataaccctttcttacaaataactagagtgaaataataattttaatcatcaatacgaaatACAGTATAACAAATTGTGACTCGgatatttcactgttcctctgactgtgacgctgcaGCCTGACTTCGCTCTCTAGTGGCTTTTTCTcctgaagcctgtggtgcaggtgtgttttttcgagagaagaacatagttatcggtagttgttgttgtcgctcttttttcttctgggcaaaaatatttgccaaaatttcccaagctgcattacgtatatttaaatacagtaaTGTTATTGGCACGGAGACtgttcagccaatcaggacgcagaacacaatgcactgtgaaaaaaaaaacaaaaaaaaacgcacAAAAAACTCCGCGAAGCAGCGAGGTCGTGAAGGGTGAACCGCGTTATAGCGATGGTTCACtgtagtgatttaaaaatgttgtgaaaaatggTACCATTTCAATAAACTTGCCTCACCTTGCTAGTACAGTGTACTTGTGGCCAAACTGAAATGTTACGTAATTTTCAGTCTGGCACTGTGATGCTACAATCAACCTGTGTTGAATTtagtctttaaaaacattttgtaagatgtatacaacacaacaaaacacaatagaTGCAGTGAGAATGTAGTAAGTGCATTCTTTATGtacaatatgtaaaatatttcaacaatacTGGTAGTTCTTGTTTCTCTTGCATCTAATTCTTCTAATTTCTGTTAATTAACCACCAggcacactttaaaaaaaaaatcagtttcactttattttactAGATagctgataaaacaaaaacacttgagTACTTGAAGAAAGCTTAATCAGCTTCTCTTTTTTGGCTGCATAGGCACCGACTTCTGCTGAGACATCCCTCATGAGGACAGTACTCGGAGTGAAGCACAAAGGTTTGTCTCTCAGAGAGACGGACGAGAAAAGCGACTCTTACGGCTCGCGCACCGGCAGGAAGACTGTTCACTCGccgacataaaaaaacaaaagaagcagcAATGCTCCTTGTTTTGAGTAATTTAGTCCTACATGTAGATTAACAATTGGTGTGGTGATGCAAGAAGATGGTGTGTCTAGAGTGAACACCTGAGGGGATAAGTGGTCGGATGACGAGTGGAGCCGTAGTATTATCAGGTAAATcctgaatcaaattaaaatgatggaTCTCTTGTCTATAGGActcttttgcattttatttttttgttggagGCAGCTGAGTGTTTTGTTTACCTCTATCAATCCCACTTAGCCACTCGCTGGCGGACAAGGCAGGTTCGGTCCCGGCTGTCATTGGATAGATGTCCTCCTGGTATGTATCAGACTGttaacacacacattttcagatgatttagCTTCTGATCTGCGCAACATATTTGCTAAACATTTGGTGCAGCACATTGTTTTAgggcaggggtgcccaaagtgggtcctggaaggccggcatcctgcatgttttagttctctccctggtttaacgcacctggatccaatgatggctcattagaaggcctaagaagaacacggacatgctgaaaaggttgttggtactacaagggagagaactaaaacatgcaggatgcctgCCCTCcaggactgactttgggcaccccgGTTTTAGGGCATGGACAACGGGCTTtcagagagaaagataaaattTGACTATATCTTTCATAATCACCCATTGCAATATGCTTAAATTTTATAGACTttttcaactaaaaacccacctgtttagagtttatttgaaacataattaattacaaatttaacctcctgagaccctgcatcctcatatgaggacattacatttttgtaaacacagatgtaaataataacattgattgaatggtcttatcgtcacacagatagacccaatgtcctcgtctgaggacattgggttttgagaaaaccacttattgtagaaagctgaaatttcatttttaggccaattgggtccttatgatcccaaatgacaaggagaaatgtatatgcaaaaacagacccattgtcctcatatgagggcattggttttgacatagttcaagagcacatagaaagctaaaatttaatttcaactaaaattaggtcatactaatcccaaatagtaaggagacataaaaaatgcacatcaaacaaaagcccgggtctcaggaggttaacgATGGGATTtaacttaatgtaatgttttgactGTTGactctatgttgcatgactttgtgtttttgtgtttgttatgatgtagaacactttgaaatgccttgctgctgaaatgtgctgtgcacataaaatttgattgattgactgattttGGTATATTTGATCTGGTAAAATGTTAGCAAGAAGCTAAGAAAATCCTCtctttaaatctaattaaagaTCTATATGAATTAGTGacatttgtgaataatttcaCTAACTTTGAACTTTTAACAGGTATTTCTTACAAACAAGGATTGTGTGATACTGGTGCTGTGAGTGCTGAGAAATTACACTCAGGTTTTACTTAACAATACCTTAATGGATGTAAAACCTACATATACAAatgtaaatctgaaaagtgtggcatatgTGTGGATTCCTGAGTCAGTCCTTTTGCAGAACCCTCTTTCTCTTCCCAACAGctggaagttatttttttgtcttccaacttttgactgaaatgttggttcattcttatttttgaaATAGCTGAACTGTGCTGTAAGAGGGAGGGTATCTATGAACATCAATTTTTAAGTCCTCCCACAGAGTTGCACTTATATTTTAGGTCTCAGTAAAATGCATGGGCATGATTTGATCTAAATTGTTGCATTGTAGCTCTCGATGTGTTTCTAAAATATCTTTTCAAACTTTACCCTGCTTTACAATTCTTCTTGACTTGTCTGCTCTGTCATTTGGTCTATGTGATGTCTGATGCATTCACACATTAAATCACTGAAAGCTGGCCTCTGTTTACTACACAGGTGACTTCTGAACACAATTAGTTGCACTGGATTGTTTTCTAGCCTCAGAGTAAAGAGGGcttccacacttttcagatttttatttgtgaagtaTGCGGgaacaactttttcttttcgACCTAACAAAGTTATGGTCTCTCCATTTCATCAAAACGAAAGGGAGAATGCAAAAGACATTGAATTCTGTGGATGCAGCGTGTTTGTATTGTACTTCTGCAAGCTACTGCGTATCTGATTGTGGTGAAAGAACACACTCACTCTTCTTGGCACAATCATAGAAATGGGTTCGATCAAACCCTTGAGGGTGACAAGTTTGTAGAAGCGGTACACCTCGCAGGCCGCCACATCCAGCCCGTGCTTTGGCATCACACCTGCACAGGCGATCAGACAAATACGGTGATACAGTTAGCTTGACAACATAAAGCATGGTAAGCCAGAATATCATCAGCAGGATGCATAAATCCATCTGTTATATGACATCTCTGAATAAGCTACCGGAGCTCTTTACACTGCCAATCATGCAGCTCATTTTCAGTCTTCCTAGCACTTCTTCCATGTCTCACTGTTAATAACGATGAATTTCCTTTGCCGTAGACATCGGATCAAGCTCTGACTTACCCAGTCCTTTCTGTGGGGCTGGAGAGCGGAACTCCATTAGATACTGAATGTACGGCTTCTCTGTAGTGATTTCAAAGTAACGAATGTTGCCATCgccctgcaaaaaaaaaaacacgttaaGTCTTCAATTTTCACAAATTACGACATGCTAATCACGTGACAGATTCAAAGAGCTTCTGACCTTGCCTGCCAGGTACAGCATGTGTGTGTCCGCGTCGAAGAAGGGGAACAACAGTCCTGAGAGGCCATCTATGTCCTCCTCCACAATAGGCATGGACAAATCTTCCTGACAGGACAAAAACGGAGAGAGTTAAACACATTCAGCCACCCACTCTTCCCACCGTGGCATCATGGAGAGAGGCCACATGGAGACACCGCCTGACCTGATCCCAGAAAGCAATCTGCCTGGTGTTCCAGCGAGAAACCCCCGTGGTCAGAAGCCGCTTCATGTTCCCTAGGAAGACCACTCGGTTCACACGGTGGTTCTTGTAACTGGCCTGCTGGTGGGAGGGGCACACAGTGACACAGTCGAGCTTCAGTATGAGTATGAAAtgcttttaaatgcaaatattgcaatgatgtggatataaaaaaaaatcttaaaaacacaaCCATAAATAGTATTAATGTTTTCTAgctaaaatcagaaatttaagaaattattttgtgcTCCTTTCTGCCTATGTTGCTTTAATTTGATGCCTTGGGTTTGATGCAGAAGGCAGGAGGCACACAGGTCTTACCAAAGCCATTGTTGATGCAGTTTCATTTGATAGCACAGGAAAAGACCGGGTCTGTTCCAAGCCACTCGAAATGATGATGCTCAGGAAGGAATTTCTCAAATGGAGTAAAATGGATCTTTCCGAGCATCAAGACACAATGATGGTTCCATTTAGTaattaagggttttttttctgcttgtctCCTATATTTGTGGTTATAATAAAGCACTCATAATGGATTACGAtccatctgaaaaataaatatgtatacgtatatatatgtatgtataaaataaatatatttacgtAGAGGAGCAGTACGTGTATGTATTGATTTTAACTTCTTTAACGAACTGAAATGATGTGTTACTTTTTTTGGCCGGGCGGCAGAGAAAgagtttacaaaaaataaaagatctgaATAATATGAAGGATCCTATAGTTTGGAAgaacacaaacagaaccagtATCAGTTAGTCCTAAGAATTATTTAATGTAGATGGTGACAGAAATGTAACCTGGAGGACTCTCCCAGAGCGTGGCTCAATGACGCGCAGCTTCTTGTCTTTGCAGCTGGTGGCAAGCAGGCTGCCGTCTGTATTAAAGGACATACTCAAGATGACGTCAGTGTGGCAGTCTATCATTTTCACAGGCTCTCCTGTCTCCAGGTTCCAGATGAGGATCTGAGACGCCAggaagagtttttatttttattttagggaAGTCAGTTAGAAACTGGGCATTAACCAGAGACGTGACGGTTTGCTCACCTTATAGTCGTAGCCGGCGCTGAAGAGGATGCCGCTGCTGGTCGGATGCCACTCGATCAGACCCACTCGTCTGCTGTGACCATATAGCTCCAGGACCGCCTCTGTCATGTTACGCCTCAGACCTCCTTCTGGGATCTCCCATACTCtaacctgcaaaaaaaaatccatggaGCATAAAATTACtggatgttcttttttttttgggataCTTCTGTTAAATCTTACTTGTGATGTCTGAAGTCATAATGGTGTGATAACAATATGTACCTAATAAAGCGGCCAGTGAGagtaaaccaaacaaaaacatccacatgGACTTCTGTCCTTGTTATCTTCATGTACCTGCAGCTCTTTTTGTCAGAAGCCATGTTGTGTTTTCCAAAGCTACAGTGTAACTATGACCTCAAAAAGAATCAAAATCATATAGATGAAGATCTGTCTGATCAAAAATAGCACGAGCTATCAATGTAGCCTGCTGCTTCAGGATTAGAGCGGATTACTGAAAGGGCCAAAGGCTCTGCCGTGGATCAGACCAGATTATAATTCAACAAGTGGAAGTACTACACAGAAAGCAGAGCGACTACGGCTTTGCCGAGCTTAGGAATGAAGAGTAACATGTGGATGTACGGGTTGGAAAATGTCCCAAGAGAGTTTTATAGTTGTGGTGTAAGGAGAAAGTTAAAGACTAATGGGGTTTTAAAGCAAGATCCAActttgtgctgcagaatttTCCGTGATTAAATTTCAAATCTGACCACTTGCCATTTTAAGCATAACTCCCTGAATCAAATATCCAAACAGAAGCTTACGTTAAACACTTTTTAGCCTTATATGGCCTGACCATGTCACTTTCTGTATTCAGACAATagatagaaataaaatcataaatttatATATAACCCCCCccgaaaaaaaataaaataaaacagaggttGTGTGTCACTTACCGAGGTGTCCTCAGAGCAGGAGGCTATGACGTTTTCAAAAAACGGATTCCACTTGATATCCAGCACATTGCCCTGGTGGCCGCACACCTTCGGGTAATGAGAGTCCAGACGGCCagcctgaaaagaaaaacccagatGCTCCCGAGTTAACATTTACTTCCTCTGTTCTAAAACAAGCAGCATGCCTGGGAAATTAATCCAAAATATGAGCCAGTACCAAGATTTTTGGGTTGTATACAATAAGgtaaatgaaaatcaaaattttccCCAAAAGAAAACACGTGTGTTAACATACATTTACATGCATTTTACTGGTTAAAACACATAGATCATATAAAAATAACTGAGTGATATTGCTCAATAATTCTTGAACACACAGCAAACCTCATTTCTGAGTGGGACATCTGAGGCAGGTTAGTGTTATTGCAATGACCTGCTGAGTCCACAGAGGGGCACTGGCTCATAGCACCCAGTGACAGACACCAATCAGGAACCATTATGTCGTTATGAATGTTTCATGTCACTTCAGTCCACTGAcctgcttttttatttccttagagATTTGTGTTTGAGCTGTATGACGGTATAAATTTGTGAAAAGCAGCGTGTTTGCAAGCATGACCTCAACGAACTCTGCAGGTCTCCTCTGTTATTGTAACGCTACAGTTAGTATTGCATTGtgtatgaacaaaaatatacaattcaGGAGATGaaacatgctttaaaaacaCGTTTTGCACTAATTCCCCCAACATGGTGGCCAGcttgctgcaggaggaagagtttttgttcaatCAAAATATGAAGAAAGGGCAAAGACGACAAAATCACAAGGCTGGATTGTTGTAGAAAGTATTTTACATCGACAAAACCAAGGATTATAAACATCATTGTATTGATAAGTATAAACAGGGAATTAAAACTCTTTGGATAAGTATTGGATAGTCTTGCAAAAGCATTAGATCACAAATAATCACAAACTTATAGTATTTTGAGGGGAGATTTCAGAGGATAGGCAAACACAAAGGACATGACTGTAAATCATTGCATCAAGtaattggggggaaaaaaagctgatcaaaatcaaacatttatgaaaggagaaaaagaaatcattttttgaaaaataatatttatcatAGTTTGTTGAGTTACTCAAATTTTTATTATGTGCTTTCAGGCAGCACAGGATCAGCCACCTTCAAGAAGTATGGATACTTTGCGTGTACGCAACtctgcaaaagagaaaaaaaagtttcgtCAGTTGTCTCAGCACCAGTCTTTAATTAAcagcaaagaaataaatgtcCTACAAACAAACGGTATCGGGGGGCTCCGGGACTGTAATTATGTTGTATTTAACCAAAGCAAATCAAAGACAGCCAGCCCCTTCATTAGGACTTCAGGAAATTGTGACTTTGGAGGAAAGGGGgatttcatgattttatttaactacTGATCAGGAAACCACACAACCCTTTGTTAGACATCAGGGCTCTTCAGTTCACTTCCTCAGGCTGCTGTGTCACACATGATCCCTCTCAGTGACGCACCAGTTTCCAACTTTAATTGATTTGTAATCCCAAATAAATCTTTGTTAATGTGGACAACCACCGCTGCTCTGGAAATACAGCATAACAAAGCACATGCTAATATTTGGAGattgaatgttttaaaaaatacaattccCATGAGGCTATCCTGCACTCATGAGATTGCGTGTCCCCTTTATGCCCTGCTGCATTTAAATCAGCTAAAACTAAATGCACCGTGTCATGTTTATTGAGTTATTGTGGCTTTCTGCTGCTGTACATGATTTAATTTCAACAGGCCTTTCTGCTGGTGATGTTTCATACATGTCTGCTCCACTTCACTCTGACGGCAGAGGGACTTGATCACTCATGTCACGTGTTTCACTGTGCAGCAGAGAACCTTGTTTACATGGATCTGAAAACTgtagaaacatttcagacataAAATAATGGAAACAATTATCATTGCTTGAAAATATAGATGATTTACATTAGCTATTCTGTGAAAAAGGAACAATTTGAGTGTTGTATCCCATATCAGTTTATCTGGAATTTACTCAACCTAAATGTAATCGCATTTTACAGctgctaaaagaaaataaaccaaaacagaatTTGCATTTTAACTTTCCTTTAGGCAGGGCTGTATTTAACCGCTCTGGTAAAGGATCTGTCCTAATTAGTTTTTAGTTTACTACGTTTTAAATAATTACCAATTAAAACATCACAGAACCtaaaatgatgatgataaatgaTTTCTGCTGCTCACCCTGCAGCCATTAAAGAGACAAAGCAGGATATTGGATCACTTTAGATTCTCCAGGGCAAGCCAGCCCTGCACATCGCGGCAGCAGCAGGATTAATATCAGTGTCACACCAATCAGCCTGCTGGTGACACAAATCACCCAGTTCCACCTCGACTGGTTCTGACTGGTGGGTTATGTgcagcacattttctttttcttttcgcTAAAATGGTCAAACTTGAAAACACTCACTTTTATTGGTAAATAAACATATAATCAAACATCATGACCTTCAGcacaactttctttttaaactttagaaTCAATTGCTTTCAGAGACGTATGCTTTGATTTATTCTTGGGGATAATCTTCTAATTCCTTCTTTTTTTGGGTGGAATCAGTTTCTATATGCCAGAGttctcagaaaaaataaacctaaataGTTAACACAGGAAGCCCAAATGAgagtatatatatgtattttttaaactggTGTAAAAGCATCACATAAACATCCCAGTCCGTCTCCGTCGTGACCTTGCGTGTCCTTGTCTGCTCCAGTCTGTGGTCCAGGTGGTGTCAGCAGCAGTTCCTTCCCTGACGGCGCCGACTGTGGATGAACATATGGCCGTCTCGCCAACTGTCACTGAAATATGTCAGATGGGCTTGAACCTCACTGTGAGCCAAACCCGGCTCAGATCAGCTAGATTACCTCATGCTGACGAAGTGCCTGACTGTGgaataacaaaaatgaattttgcaAATGAGGGGGGGGAGGAATAATCAAACGAGGTTGTCATAAAGGATTTTTCTTATATGAATATAGCATTATCTATTATACAGCATCTctcatatttagcttttttttttttttgacatacaCAGAGACCTGATTCTTTATTATGCTCTCTTCTCTTCAGGTCACCCCACAGGTTTTCTTCAAACTATTTTCATATAAATACTTTGATTGGTCATATGTTTAAGATCATATTTCTGCTTCAAGACCCAGTGGCTACCCAGTAGTATAAGCTCCCCAGAAGAGTTTATGAATAATCAACTCGTTTTCTGAGATGTATGCATTACATGTATAAAGGGGATTTCCCTTTCTCAGTAAAACTATTTGAAGTTAAGGTTGGCTTTTTCCAAAATGGCTTCTTATTTATGTTAATCTCCTGTAATAACagataaattgttttaaatattgttagACATATTGAATACAGTGCAAATAAATAGAGAAGGGCACTAAATTCAAGGGTATCtatgtgtcatttttaaagctgtagAAGCAAATATAAGAGAAATATGAGCAAGTTTTTATACTCTTTGTTGGCAACCTGATGAAGTATTTATCCCATTAAAGATCATATAAGATTATAAATTTTGCATAAGGCAACTGAGAGGTCGACATATTTAGTACTTCAGGTTTTATTGGCTGTTCTATCAGCTTGTTGACTCATATTATTTTGATTCATTAGACAACATAATTGATGCTGTAAAGCCCAGATGTGTTTTTAACTGACATCAAATCCAATTAAAAGTCACCAACAatcaaaatctttatttttgccatCCCCGACTATTTGTCGTCTCACAATAATTTCCCTCGTCTGATTCGGTGCAACAGGACCGAAGATTCATACCATCGGTAGCCTAAACTCT is a window of Xiphophorus maculatus strain JP 163 A chromosome 4, X_maculatus-5.0-male, whole genome shotgun sequence DNA encoding:
- the coro2b gene encoding coronin-2B isoform X3, translated to MSWRPTYRSSKFRNVYGKVGNREHCFDGIPITKNVHDNHFCAVNSKFLAVVTESAGGGSFIIIPLSQAGRLDSHYPKVCGHQGNVLDIKWNPFFENVIASCSEDTSVRVWEIPEGGLRRNMTEAVLELYGHSRRVGLIEWHPTSSGILFSAGYDYKILIWNLETGEPVKMIDCHTDVILSMSFNTDGSLLATSCKDKKLRVIEPRSGRVLQQASYKNHRVNRVVFLGNMKRLLTTGVSRWNTRQIAFWDQEDLSMPIVEEDIDGLSGLLFPFFDADTHMLYLAGKGDGNIRYFEITTEKPYIQYLMEFRSPAPQKGLGVMPKHGLDVAACEVYRFYKLVTLKGLIEPISMIVPRRSDTYQEDIYPMTAGTEPALSASEWLSGIDRDPVLMSLKDGYHRPNQLVFKAPVKEKKSVVVNGIDLLENVPPRTENELLRMFFRQQDELRRLKEELTTKDVRIRQLELELNNLKNVSPKDV
- the coro2b gene encoding coronin-2B isoform X1, giving the protein MTVTKMSWRPTYRSSKFRNVYGKVGNREHCFDGIPITKNVHDNHFCAVNSKFLAVVTESAGGGSFIIIPLSQAGRLDSHYPKVCGHQGNVLDIKWNPFFENVIASCSEDTSVRVWEIPEGGLRRNMTEAVLELYGHSRRVGLIEWHPTSSGILFSAGYDYKILIWNLETGEPVKMIDCHTDVILSMSFNTDGSLLATSCKDKKLRVIEPRSGRVLQQASYKNHRVNRVVFLGNMKRLLTTGVSRWNTRQIAFWDQEDLSMPIVEEDIDGLSGLLFPFFDADTHMLYLAGKGDGNIRYFEITTEKPYIQYLMEFRSPAPQKGLGVMPKHGLDVAACEVYRFYKLVTLKGLIEPISMIVPRRSDTYQEDIYPMTAGTEPALSASEWLSGIDRDPVLMSLKDGYHRPNQLVFKAPVKEKKSVVVNGIDLLENVPPRTENELLRMFFRQQDELRRLKEELTTKDVRIRQLELELNNLKNVSPKDV
- the coro2b gene encoding coronin-2B isoform X2 — its product is MTVTKMSWRPTYRSSKFRNVYGKVGNREHCFDGIPITKNVHDNHFCAVNSKFLAVVTESAGGGSFIIIPLSQAGRLDSHYPKVCGHQGNVLDIKWNPFFENVIASCSEDTSVRVWEIPEGGLRRNMTEAVLELYGHSRRVGLIEWHPTSSGILFSAGYDYKILIWNLETGEPVKMIDCHTDVILSMSFNTDGSLLATSCKDKKLRVIEPRSGRVLQASYKNHRVNRVVFLGNMKRLLTTGVSRWNTRQIAFWDQEDLSMPIVEEDIDGLSGLLFPFFDADTHMLYLAGKGDGNIRYFEITTEKPYIQYLMEFRSPAPQKGLGVMPKHGLDVAACEVYRFYKLVTLKGLIEPISMIVPRRSDTYQEDIYPMTAGTEPALSASEWLSGIDRDPVLMSLKDGYHRPNQLVFKAPVKEKKSVVVNGIDLLENVPPRTENELLRMFFRQQDELRRLKEELTTKDVRIRQLELELNNLKNVSPKDV